The following coding sequences are from one Epilithonimonas vandammei window:
- a CDS encoding toprim domain-containing protein, which yields MNCENIKQKVGIRAVLESFGLFPAKENRRTAFYFALEREEKIPSLSVDFIKNTAFDFGTGKSYDVISIVQQIKKCSVSEALKYLSALDLSFDPGQVPVEIQSEASYKILKIKEIRHPALIQYLKSRKVLEQKHLLKEIDYEFCGRNYFGIGFENNSGGFEIRNAFTKLCLGPKDVTLVRAGSKPTAEIAVFEGFFDYLTFRNLENTFNSACDCLILNSTAVLFKAERLLKEYHKILLFLDNDANGKSVALKIRNEYHNVEDCSLMYHGYKDLNEWLIKTKVP from the coding sequence ATGAATTGCGAAAACATCAAACAAAAGGTCGGCATCCGGGCGGTCCTTGAATCCTTCGGACTTTTTCCTGCCAAGGAAAACCGAAGGACCGCTTTTTATTTTGCGCTCGAACGCGAAGAGAAAATCCCCAGTCTTTCCGTGGATTTTATCAAAAATACTGCGTTTGATTTTGGAACGGGAAAAAGTTACGATGTGATCTCCATCGTACAGCAAATCAAAAAATGCTCTGTTTCGGAAGCATTGAAATACCTTTCAGCACTTGATCTTTCATTTGATCCCGGACAAGTTCCTGTCGAAATACAGTCAGAGGCTTCTTACAAGATCTTAAAAATCAAAGAGATCAGGCATCCTGCTTTGATTCAGTATTTAAAATCCCGAAAAGTTCTTGAACAGAAACATTTGCTGAAGGAAATTGATTACGAATTCTGCGGCCGGAACTATTTTGGAATTGGTTTCGAAAATAACTCCGGCGGCTTTGAGATCCGGAATGCATTTACGAAACTCTGCCTGGGTCCAAAAGATGTTACTTTGGTTCGGGCAGGATCTAAGCCAACTGCAGAAATTGCTGTTTTCGAAGGGTTCTTTGATTATCTCACCTTCCGGAACCTGGAAAATACATTTAATTCAGCTTGTGATTGTCTGATTTTAAATTCTACGGCGGTGCTCTTCAAAGCAGAACGTCTCTTAAAAGAATACCATAAGATCCTTCTTTTTCTTGACAATGATGCTAACGGAAAATCCGTCGCCTTGAAGATCCGGAATGAATATCACAACGTTGAGGATTGCTCGTTAATGTATCACGGCTATAAAGATTTGAACGAATGGCTCATCAAAACGAAAGTGCCATAA